A genome region from Arthrobacter agilis includes the following:
- a CDS encoding DUF58 domain-containing protein codes for MATSTTETRSRRADRAARSAPPGGEPGSGRPARAPRTPRAGRRRDRPGGALHPGSLVAESGPFLRAALAPAVQRATAAGRRVLGPVASVVSPLGRLLIAAVVLLWILGTVLGWSEALVAALMGTLLVLLAIGFILGRSSYGVDLDLTRTRVAVGDRAVGSVSVSNTSDKALLPASLELPVGAATAIFHLPRLTPGQVHEDLFSIPTQRRAVIVVGPVRSVRADPLSILRREVLWTEPTDLFVHPRTTPLIGSAAGFIKDLEGLPTKELSSADVSFHALRDYVPGDDRRHIHWKTTARTNKLMVRQFEETRRSHLAVALSTNTNEYASETEFELAVSVAGSIGLQAIREQRNLSVLTQDGPLRTETGRNLLDDMTRIEGRAVRATALDLARTTADAVPNASVVFFVVGPEVTPSQLRSAAASIPPGIRCLAIRCVTDGQQSRATIGDLTVLTLNSLDDLALVLRKAAA; via the coding sequence CCGGGCGCCGCCGGGACCGCCCGGGCGGCGCCCTGCACCCCGGCTCGCTCGTCGCCGAGTCGGGGCCGTTCCTCCGTGCAGCGCTCGCGCCCGCCGTCCAGCGTGCGACGGCGGCCGGCCGCAGGGTGCTGGGGCCGGTGGCGTCCGTGGTCAGCCCGCTCGGCCGGCTCCTGATCGCCGCCGTCGTGCTCCTCTGGATCCTCGGTACCGTCCTGGGCTGGAGCGAGGCACTCGTGGCCGCCCTCATGGGCACGCTGCTGGTCCTGCTCGCGATCGGCTTCATCCTCGGCCGGTCCTCCTACGGGGTGGACCTGGACCTGACGCGCACCCGCGTGGCGGTGGGGGACCGGGCGGTCGGCAGCGTCTCCGTCTCCAACACCTCGGACAAGGCGCTCCTGCCCGCCTCCCTCGAACTGCCGGTCGGCGCGGCCACGGCCATCTTCCACCTGCCGCGGCTGACCCCCGGGCAGGTCCACGAGGACCTCTTCAGCATCCCCACGCAGCGGCGCGCGGTCATCGTCGTCGGGCCCGTGCGGTCCGTCCGGGCGGACCCGCTGAGCATCCTGCGCCGCGAGGTGCTCTGGACCGAGCCCACGGACCTGTTCGTGCACCCGCGCACCACCCCGCTGATCGGCTCCGCTGCCGGGTTCATCAAGGACCTCGAAGGGCTCCCGACCAAGGAGCTCTCCAGCGCCGACGTGTCCTTCCACGCCCTGCGCGATTACGTGCCCGGCGACGACCGCCGCCACATCCACTGGAAGACCACGGCCCGCACCAACAAGCTGATGGTCCGGCAGTTCGAGGAGACGCGCCGCTCGCACCTCGCCGTCGCCCTGTCCACCAACACCAACGAGTACGCCAGCGAGACCGAGTTCGAGCTCGCCGTGTCCGTCGCCGGGTCGATCGGCCTGCAGGCCATCCGCGAGCAGCGGAACCTGAGCGTGCTGACGCAGGACGGCCCGCTGCGCACCGAGACGGGCCGCAACCTGCTCGACGACATGACGCGCATCGAGGGCCGCGCCGTGCGCGCCACGGCCCTCGACCTCGCGCGGACGACGGCCGACGCCGTCCCGAACGCCTCCGTGGTCTTCTTCGTCGTCGGCCCCGAGGTGACGCCCTCCCAGCTGAGGTCCGCCGCCGCGTCCATCCCGCCCGGCATCCGGTGCCTGGCGATCCGCTGCGTGACCGACGGCCAGCAGAGCCGCGCCACCATCGGGGACCTCACCGTCCTGACCCTGAACTCCCTCGACGACCTCGCCCTCGTCCTCCGGAAGGCCGCAGCATGA